The Pseudomonadota bacterium genome contains a region encoding:
- the groL gene encoding chaperonin GroEL: MAAKDVRFGEEARQRMLHGVNVLANAVKITLGPKGRNVVLDKSFGAPTVTKDGVSVAKEIELKDKFENMGAQMVKEVASHTSDVAGDGTTTATVLAQAILREGMKAVAAGMNPMDLKRGVDKAVIAAVEELKKLSVPCADDKAIAQVGTISANGDEDIGRIIADAMQKVGKEGVITVEDGSGLQNELEVVEGMQFDRGYLSPYFINNQQSMGVDLEEPFILLYEKKISNIRDMLPVLEGVAKSGKPLLIIAEDVEGEALATLVVNTIRGIVKVAAVKAPGFGDRRKAMLQDIAVLTGGTVISEEVGLSLEKASLDDLGTAKKVTVSKEETTIIDGAGNHDDIQARVTQIRKQIEETTSDYDREKLQERVAKLAGGVAVIKVGAATEVEMKEKKARVEDALHATRAAVEEGVVPGGGVAFIRALQALKKLKGVNHDQDVGIGIAKRAMEEPLRQIVTNSGDEASVVLNKVEEGKGNYGYNAQTGEYGDMIEAGILDPTKVSRSALQNAASVAGLMITTEAMVAELPKDDKGGMPDMGDMGGMGGMGGMGGMGGMM, encoded by the coding sequence ATGGCTGCAAAAGACGTTAGATTCGGTGAGGAAGCCCGTCAGCGCATGCTGCACGGCGTAAATGTCCTGGCCAACGCGGTGAAGATCACCCTGGGCCCCAAGGGCCGCAACGTGGTCCTGGACAAGAGCTTTGGCGCCCCCACCGTCACCAAAGACGGTGTATCGGTCGCCAAGGAGATCGAACTGAAAGACAAGTTCGAAAATATGGGTGCACAGATGGTCAAAGAGGTCGCATCCCATACTTCCGATGTTGCCGGGGACGGCACCACCACTGCAACAGTGCTGGCCCAGGCCATCCTGCGTGAGGGTATGAAGGCCGTGGCCGCGGGTATGAACCCGATGGATCTCAAGCGCGGCGTCGACAAGGCCGTGATCGCCGCCGTCGAGGAGTTGAAGAAGTTGTCGGTGCCCTGTGCGGACGACAAAGCGATTGCCCAGGTAGGCACCATCTCCGCCAATGGCGATGAGGATATCGGTCGCATCATCGCCGATGCCATGCAGAAGGTCGGTAAAGAGGGCGTCATCACCGTCGAAGACGGCTCCGGTCTGCAGAACGAGCTGGAAGTGGTCGAGGGCATGCAGTTCGACCGCGGTTACCTATCGCCCTACTTCATCAACAACCAGCAGAGCATGGGCGTCGACCTGGAAGAGCCCTTCATCCTGCTCTACGAGAAGAAGATCTCCAACATCCGCGACATGCTGCCGGTGCTGGAGGGTGTGGCCAAGTCGGGCAAGCCGTTGCTGATCATTGCTGAGGATGTCGAGGGCGAGGCGCTGGCGACCCTGGTGGTCAACACCATCCGCGGTATCGTCAAGGTAGCCGCTGTCAAGGCGCCGGGCTTCGGCGATCGCCGCAAGGCCATGCTGCAGGACATCGCTGTTCTTACCGGTGGCACCGTGATCTCCGAAGAGGTTGGCCTGTCGCTGGAGAAGGCGTCGCTGGACGACCTGGGCACGGCAAAGAAGGTCACCGTTTCCAAGGAAGAGACCACCATTATCGATGGTGCCGGCAACCATGACGACATCCAGGCCCGCGTTACCCAGATCCGCAAGCAGATCGAAGAGACCACCTCCGACTACGACCGTGAGAAGCTGCAGGAGCGTGTCGCGAAGCTGGCCGGTGGTGTTGCGGTGATCAAAGTGGGTGCCGCTACCGAGGTCGAGATGAAGGAGAAGAAGGCACGCGTGGAAGATGCATTGCACGCCACTCGCGCCGCTGTCGAAGAGGGCGTCGTTCCGGGTGGCGGTGTCGCCTTCATCCGTGCGCTGCAGGCACTGAAGAAGCTCAAGGGCGTCAACCACGATCAGGATGTCGGTATCGGTATTGCCAAGCGTGCCATGGAAGAGCCGCTGCGCCAGATCGTCACCAACTCCGGTGATGAGGCCTCCGTGGTGCTCAATAAGGTCGAAGAGGGCAAAGGCAATTATGGTTACAACGCCCAGACCGGTGAGTATGGCGATATGATCGAGGCGGGTATCCTGGATCCAACCAAGGTCAGCCGTTCTGCGCTGCAGAATGCGGCGTCGGTAGCCGGCCTGATGATCACCACCGAAGCGATGGTGGCTGAACTGCCGAAGGACGATAAGGGCGGCATGCCGGACATGGGTGACATGGGTGGCATGGGTGGTATGGGTGGCATGGGTGGTATGGGCGGTATGATGTAA